Sequence from the Nocardia cyriacigeorgica GUH-2 genome:
CTGGCGGCGTTTCGATACTTCTCGGCGATAATCACGCTTCCTTCTCGTCCGACCAGTGCCTGCAGGTCCTCTCTGCTAAGGTCATCCTGCCTCACGAAGTTGAGCGCCATGTCGGCATCGGTCTTCGGCCCCTTCATCGGTAGCAACAGCAAGCGGTAGGCGTATCGCTCATCGCTTCGAATGGCTTCGGCCAACGACCGTTCGTATTCTGTGATGAACGTTGATACCGAGGAGGGCAGCTGTCGGCGAAGGATGCGTTGCTCGTCATAGTGTGACGGGCTGAGTGATTGAATGAAGACTGGGAATTTGAGTTCGTTTCCCAAAGTTTCGGATTCGCCGAATCTGCGTATGACTTCGCTCTCGAAGTTGATAATGCACGCGTGCGCTTCAGCGGCCGTTACCGTCAGGATGGAATCCTGGAAACGATGCTCGATGTGATTGCGGAGCCCAATAAAGAATTCGATATTAGCGCGTATTGGATCGTTTTCCTGGAACTCATGTTTGAGGCACTGCGTCAAGTCCCACGTTTTTTTCGATCCATCAGGGTTGCGCTTGAATTTTCGTTGTTTTCCCAATTCACGATAGAAGATCTCAGCTTTTTTGCGCATCCGATCGGCATGAAGGAGGTTTTGCCACGCAAGGTGAATGTGCACGATGAAGTCGGCCATGCTCCGCCGGTCCCCAGGGCGGTTGTAAAAGTCAATCGCGACGAGGGCCTGACGACGTCCTTCGTCGAGTGTATGCCTCCAGGCGGGTGGACGCGCCAATGCTCACCTCCGGCTGGCTTGAACCCAAGTTTTCTGGATGTAATTCCATGCGCCCGTTGAACGTACTGGCCAGCGGACGCCATTCAATCGTGACACACATAGCGGCGGTCATTTGCTAGATTTGTAGGTATCGGGTGGCGGATCGTGGGAGATATCAGGTTGATCCTCAATCGGTTTGATCCTCAATCGGTGCCCACCGTCTGCCGAGGTAGGGGTCGTCTGGCAGGTCACCTGGCGTCACCGCAGCGCGACCTTCGCGCCACCCGAGAACATCGAGTCGTGCAGTTCCAGCGATGCCGGCGCCGTGCCGACCGGCACATCGAAGACGATGGTGACGTCGACCGAGTTCCCCGGATTGATGGGCGTCGAGAGGTGATCGTTGACGTTCAACTCGGCCATGGTGTCGTTCTCGTGCCGGCGCCCTTGGTCGTCGAACAGCTTCTGGTTGCTGCTGAAGTAGGTCTGCGGGCGGTCGCCGATATTGGTGACGGTGACGTGCACGAGGATGTATTCGCCCTGCGCGGTCTTCTGCATGTACGGGTTGTCGCCGATGGTGGATACCGGGGGATCCACCGCGGTGACGGTGAATTCGAACTTGCCGTCGCGGACCGAGGCGCCGGCGGGAGCGGTGTCGGAATCCTTATCGGCAGGCTTTCCGAGTTCGCCGGGCTTACCGGGTTCCGGGTTCGCGGCGGAGGTGAAGGTGGTGTCGCTGTCGGACGAGTTGTTGGCGGCAACGCCGACAATGCCGAAGCACCCGCCGCACAGCAGGATGACGGCGCCGATCAGGATCCACGGCCAGACGGGCATCTTGCGTTTGGGCGGCTGCGGCGGCTGGAACGGCTGCGGGTAGGGCTGGGGGCCGGAGGGGTAGGTCATGGTGACTCCTGGGAAAGTGGTTCGGCGCGTGATATGCGAGGTATGCCGGTCGCGTAACGGCGCGTGCGTGTTTCGGTGGTCGGTAGATCAGGAGCGGTTCCACGGGCAATACGCGTCGATCGCGGCGTGCAAGAAGATGTACGGGTACTCGACCGCATCCCTCGAACTTTCGGCCAGGTAGATCCGGTTGCGTGCCGAGTTGCCGTACGTGTCGAGGTACCCGCACTGACTGTGTGCCAGGCCGATGGCGGCGTCCTGGACGTCGTAGCTCCGCTCGTCGTAGTAGCTTTCGCGAAGGAACTGGCGGTCTGCCGCGCTTCGCTGCGGGCCCGCGCTGCCGGAACCCGCGCTGCCACTGGCCGATCCGGAGTCGAACGGAGCGGCGTCAGCGGTGTGCGCGCCGCCGACGACGAGGGCCGCGCTGATGGGAAGCAGGGCGAACAGGTGCGCGAGTTTGCGCATGGTGAACCTCTGATCTGCTCAGGTGGGGAACTGTTTCAGTCGATGGGGGCTGAGGTCTCGGGCCAACGGACTATGGGCGCGGGAATCGGCAATCCGTGCACACCGGCTTCGACGATGATCTCGATATCGACGAGCCGCGCGGCGGGGAAGTGCCCATCGCGGTTGGTCAGGTACCAGCCACCGCCGACGGCGAACACACCCGCCACAGGTGCGGCGACCGCGAATCCGGTAATGGTGAACAAGCCGTACGGCACCTGCTCGAACACCGCGGTCACAATGTCGCCGTGGTTCAGGCCGGCGACCATGCGGGTCGTGTCGCCTCGACCTACCTGAGGCTCGCTCGACAACTCGAGCGAGAAGAGCTCCGGAACCGGTCGTCGTAGCTGCCCACTGGTATCGAGCGGTTGTCCGCCCAGCAGATATCCGCCGGTTGCTCCGGATCTAACAATGGTTCCGGTGACGAGGTGCGGCCCGAACAGCTCCGAACGGAATGCCGCCGTCGCGATGGTCCCGGCTTGGATCGTGGCCAACTTCTCGTTGAGGCGCAGCACATTTCGTCTGCCGGAGAATTTCAGGGTATCGAGAGAATGCATGGTGGCTCCTGTGATGGCCGGCGGGATCGTCATCGACAGTCGCGCTTGCCGGCCGGGCTCAGATGCCCGAGCTGGGTGCGCGTGGCGCGAGCGAGGCTGGCGAGATCGTCCGCGCCGGCGAGCTGGGCCAGGCGGATCGCGATATCCGCGGCGGCCGTGGCGTCGGCGCCGGCATCATGATGGTCGTCAAGCCGGACATCGAGGGCGTGGGCAACCGTCTTCAGCTGGTACTTCTCCAGCAGCAGTTGACGTTTCGCCCAGACCTTCGTGCACCCGTACACCCAGGTTGGTACCGGAATGCGGCTGTGTCCGCAGGCCTGGTGGACGGCGCCCATGTCGAACTGGGCATTATGCGCGACCACCGGCAGGTCGCCGATGACCGACCGGATCTCCTGCCACCGCTGCCCGAAGCTGGGCTGGTCGGCCACCATCGAAGGTGTGATCTTGTGGATGCCCACGTTGCGTGGCGCGAACGTGGACACCGCGTCCGGCGGGCGGCACAGCCATTGGCGCGTGCTCACACGTTCGCCGTTACGGACGATCGCGACGCCGATCGAGCAGATACTGCCGTACTTCGGGTTGGCGGTTTCGACGTCGAATGCCGCGAAGGACAGATTCCTTGTCATCGGGATTTATCTCCGGGGAATGAATCGGCCCATGGCCGTGGTGTCGGGGTTCGCGTACGGACCGGGCGAAGGGACGGTGTGGCCTCGTCTGGGCAGGCGTGATCGGACCGCGAATCATGCTGGTTCGCGGTCGACGAAAGTGACGGCGGCCCGCCGTCAGGGAAGTGTCAGGGGCTAGGACAGTCCGTCGAAGCTGCCGGTTGCCATCAGCGCGAGCATGTGCAGCGGAATCTCCGCATGCGGTACGACCGAGAGCCGGTACCGCCCGCCGTTGAGTCGATCGCACAGAACGACTGATCCGGGCACACTTCCCATAGCTGCTTTATCGGCATTGCAGGCCCATTCGGCGTCGTAGCCGGAGTAGTGGCGAATGTGGGTTTCGGCCTGAGCAGTGCCGGCGCCGATCCCGGCGACGAGTGCGGCCGCGGCGGAGGCGGTCACAGCGGTTGCGGTGAGTCGAGCGCGAGTGAACATTGTTCTCCTTGATCACGGCACTGGCATCGCGCCGATGGTGTGGGTAGGGGCCTGGCGGTGTGGCCGGCTCGTCGGTTGCCGGCCCGTGCACGTGGGGCAGCGGTAGCCGTGCTGGTCGCGTTTAACGAGCTGATCGTGGCGACGACGCATGGCAAACCTCCTGTGACACAACCTGATCGTTGCGGGTGCGGAGGAGGGTCGGTTAGCCTCGCGGATGCAATGCAACCATAGACGATGGCTGAAAACATTGTCAAACACTATCTGGGTCATTGACTTAAATCCGGCGAAGGTTGTAGCTATCGAGACGCAAGAGGAAGAGCTTTACCTGAGGACGTCTGGTAGCTGACGAATGACGCGTTAGTGACGCGTTTGGTGGAAGTCTCCCGATGCAGGTTGCGAGCGGATCAGACGGTGTAGAACACCGTATCCTCGCCGAGTACCCGCCGTGCCGATTCGGGATCGGCCAGACGTGCGGCGATCGTCGCCCTCGCCGCATGGTCGGGCAGCACCTCGGAGAACTTCAATCCGCGGCATGCGCGCTCGTCGACCTGCGGCAGTTCGAGTGCTGGCAGGCGTGTGATCCGGTCGAGGATCGCGTTACGCCACATATCGACCGATAGATCCGGTCGCAGGCGGATACTGAAATCGTTCGGCCGCTGCGTCGGATCGACAATGCCGGAAAGAGACGCTACCAACGTGGCATTGGCCCGGAACCCCGCCCAGGTCCACCAGTGGACATGTTCGCCGTCGCGATGGATGACAGTCGCGGTCGGGTGAGCGTGGCCCGTCCCTTCGGTGGCCCGGATGTCGGACAGCTGGGTTTTAGCTCGCCGGGTCAACTCCACCGGCGGATCTGCCCCGAGATATATCTCGCGCATCGCGCGGGTGAGTTCGAATGACAATCCGCGCAAGCCCAGGTTCGACCATTTGGCTACGCCGCCACCCTCCGCCGGTTCCACGAAGGCACGCCGACGGCCCCAGTCGATATACGTGACCTTCCAACTTCGCCCACCGAGCAGCAGCAGCCGGGGTCCCGGCCTGTCGTCGGTGAGTACCGATGGATCGGTTCGGCCGATCTCGTCGCGGCCGGCCAGGACAGTGAACTGCGGTGGTGCGGTGAAGGCCGCTGTGAGGTCGAGGAAATGTCGGCGACCGAATCGCTTCTCAGCAACCGGGCCCATATGCAGTAGTCCGCCGTCATCGTCGAGGTAGCCCTCGGCGAGAAGATGCTGAAGTATCGGGGCAGCGGAGGCGTCGAAAGGTGCGATGCCGTTCCATTCCTGTGGCCATAGCCGGTCGCCGATATGGTGATGCTGCAGCGTTAAGGCCATCAGCTGCTGTGCGACAAGATGTCGTGGTTCGGGCGGTGCCGTGATGGGCTCGACCCACCCGCGACCCCACAGGAGCAGCAGGCCGGCGGCCTGTACGAGCGCGTCGTTGGTGGTTGCGAGAAACAGACAGTTGCGGACGCTGCCGGCGCGGCGACCGGTGCGCCCGATTCGCTGGAGGAACGACGCGACCGTCGTCGGTGCATCGATCTGGATCACCCGGTCGAGGTCGCCGACGTCGATCCCGAGCTCGAGGGTGGATGTGGAGACGATGACGCAGTCGCGTGCCTCGGCAAATGCTTGTTCAGCGCGGGTGCGTTCGTCGACCGAGAGTGAGGAATGGGAGAGAAATACCGTAACGTCGCGTTCTCGTAAAGCGGCGCCTAGATGTTCGACTTGTCGCCTGGAGTCGCAGAAGACCAGCCGCTTCTCGCCGCGATGTAGGGCAGCGATCACTTTCGCGGCATTGTCGAGCGATCCGACATAGTCGAGTTCGACCTCACCCGGTGGAGGTGTGGAGGTCTTCACCGTCGTCGGCAGCTGGACATCCGGGGCGACCACTCGGCCCGGCCGGATGCCAGCGCCTGAACCCTGTAGCCAGGTGAGAAGGTGGTCCGGGTTTCCGACCGTGGCCGACAAGCCGACTCGCTGAATCGGGCGGCCTGAGATCCGCTGCAGTCGTTCCAGTACCGCCAGTAGGTGCCACCCACGGTCATCGCCGGCAAAAGCATGCACCTCGTCGACCACGACCGCGCGGATACTGCTGAGAAACGCGTTGTGGTCGGTCTTTGTGCCGATCAGCATGGCTTCCAAAGACTCCGGCGTCGTCAGCAGGATATCGGGGTGCTCGCGGCGGATCCGGTCACGCTTGGAGTTCGAGATATCGCCGTGCCATAGAGCAGCGCTTCTACCGAGCCACTGCGCGTACGCGTCGATTCGCGTGACCAGGTTGTTCAGCAAGGCCTTCAGCGGGCACAGGTAGAGGATCGACGTGCCGGTCCACTGATTCTGTGCCATGGCACTCAACAAGGGGAAGCAGGCGGCCTCGGTCTTCCCTCCTGCGGTCGGCGCGAGCAGAACGGCGTCCTCGCCGTCGATCAGCGGTGTGATCGCGGCCTGTTGAAGTGGCCGAAGGCCCGGCCAGCCCAGTGTGTTGACAATGTGGTGGACAACCACGGGGTCGAGCCGATCCCAGGGGTTCTCGGTCATGGGTCCAGGTCGATGTCGTCGGCGCGTACGAGGTTCCGCTCGGCATTGGTGAGTTCGGCGGACTTGACCGTCAACCTGTAGTGCTGTCGCGGATCGAAGTCGGGAAACTGGTCGACCCGGTCGAGAACGTCGGCGACGAGCTTCTTGAGGAAGAGACGAGGTGCCACGCCGACTTTGCCGCCGAGAGTGCCGCAGACGGCAGCGGCCAGATCAGCGATGTACGCGTCATCGGCGATATCGCGAATCCTCGCTGGGTGCTCACTACCATCGGCATATAGATCGCGGATGGTAATACCCAGTGCGACAAGGGAGTCCATGGTGAATCCAGGCAATCGCAGCTGCACAGCGCGAGGATTGTCGAAGCGGGGGTCGGTGGTGAAATCCGTAGCGACACGCTGCGCCAGCGGTGCGAGGCGTTGCACCCCCTGCTGGCCGTCATAGAACGCGGGAGTGCCGGTGATCAGCAAGTACAGTCCAGGAAACCGGCCGGAGTAGACCTCGTCGATCAGTTGGCGCAGTGCGTTGAGTGCTTTGTCCCTGGCGTCGGAGCGCACCCGCTGGAGAGTCTCGACCTCGTCGAGTACCAGCAGCAGACCACGATGCCCACTGTCGCGCAGCGCGGTGAGCAGCCCCTGGAGGAATCCGAAGGCGCCGAAATGGTCGAGTTCGCCGCGCACACCCGCGGCCCGCCGCGCCGACGCGGCAACGTTCGGCTGCCCGCCCAGCCACGCCAGGATCGCGGCGGCTGTCGCCTCGTCACCGTCGACCATCGCCGACCGATATCCACGTAGCGCCGTCGCGAAGGACGGCGCATGCCGGGAAACCTCGATCAACCGGGCGGCCATGAGGTGATCGACCGCTTCGATGAGCGAGTCGTCGTCGGCGCCCGTCGCCAGGGCGTCTTCCTCGAGAGCGTAGAACCAGGCATCGACCACCGAGCGCAGTGCACTCGGCGGGAAACTCGATGTGGTGAGTCGCTCGGTAAGTCGCCGGTATACCGTTTCCAGCTTGTGCAATGGAGTCTCGGTTTCGGAGATCTGCACCTCCGACACGGCGAAATTGCGCCGTTTCGCACGCTCGCCCAGCCATCGGGCGAAGAACGTCTTACCAGATCCGTACTCACCACGTACAGCTTTGAACACCGAACCGCCGGATTCGACCAGGTCCAGCTCGTCGTCGAGAGCGGCCTCGAACCGGTCCAGCCCGGTCGCCAGCAGGTCCAGTCCGCTCTCGGGCACCGCGCCGCGTCGCAGCGCATCGATGACGGTGCGCCGCCGGGCCGCGCTGACCTGGGTTGGCTGGCTACTCACCAGGACAGTCTCGCATGGTCCAGTGCCAAGCCGACCAGCACGCGTATGAGGAATGTGGCGATGCGTGGCGTCGAAAAGTGTCGGTCCGGTGCGGCATCATGGCTCGAAGTGGTGCATCGATCGGTCCTCCGATTCAGAGGTAGCGGATGAGAAACGAATTCGAAGCGGTGTGCGCGAGGTGCGGGTACGCACTCGGCCCAGGTCAAGGAGTAGTGCATACGCGGTCTCCTCGGCCGTTCCCGGTCCTCTGCGATTCGTGCATGTTCGAGGTCGCCGATGAGGAGCGCGAGGCTGCCGAGCAATTCGATTGAATCCGTCCCGGCTGTCGTCCCAGTGCGAGCTCCCTGACGAGCTCGATCCATGCGGGTGGCGTCGGACCAGGTCCGGCGCCACCCGCACGGTCAGCGCAGACCGAATTGCGACCGCAGCAGCGCTACGTTCAGCTTCAGGGTGCGTCCATCCGGAAGGACCTCGAGCACTTGTGCTCCGTCCACATTGAGCAGTTGTCCGAGTATCGCGGCGAAGCCGGCGGCCCGGGCCGGTGGGTCGCCGACACGCTGGGCGAGTGCGGTCGTCGATTGTGGTCCGTCGAAGAGCGCTCGAATCGCCTTCTCCAACTTGGCGGTAGTGGGCTTACGCGCCAGCTGTTCGAGTTGCGTGGCAAAGATCTCAGAACTGAGCAGTCCGTTGATCAGCCCGTCGGCGGCGCTAGTCGGTGGTGACAGAGGCTGGGCGCTAGGCAATGGAATATCCAGCGTGATCTGGGCGGTCAACTTCTCGGCGGCCTTGCCGGCGACACGAGCCCGCGTTGTCGGAGCTGCCGCGGCGGCGCTCGCCTGCGGCAGTGCTTCGGCGCTGTCGCGCCACCATGCGGGACGCTGATCGCCGAGCTCGCGCCATCCAGAAGGTGGCGGGGCGCCGAAGGGCAGGAACGCCAGTACCGGAATGGTGATCTCAGCCAGTGCGGCGCCGCCGTGATAGCCGGCCTTCTGCGCGCTGTAGCGGGAGTCGTTATCCCACAGCGCAACGATTGACGCACCGGATTCGGGCCACACGACGCGGGGTCCGTGCAGGGCGATTTCCGTTTCGGCCAGGCGGTCGTACTCGCCGAGTGGCAGGCGGTGCCGTGCCGACTCGATGTTTTCCGCTTCGACCGACTTTCCGCGCCGGTCGATGACGTGGCCGTGATCGCTGGTGATCAGCACAACCATGCCCTGGGCCGTTGCCACCGAGATCAACGCTCGCAGATCTCCGATTTCGCGAGTCTCCCAGCCGGAGTCGTCGAGTTTGGCTTCCTTGGCGAGTCGGTCGTCGATGGTGTTGAGCACGATCGCGACATGGCAATCGGGGTCGGCGAGTGCCGCACCGAGGTCGGCGCCGAATCGTTCACCCGGTGTGCTGCGCAGGTCGCTCTTGTGGAAGACCTGGGCTCGCTTCGCACCCCAGAACCGGTGTTGTGGGAACAATCGTTGCTCGGTTTTCTGGTCACCTTTCATCAGCTTGCCCGCGAACAGGGAGGTACGCGATACCGCGGTCAGGCTCGGCAATGCCGCGGCCATGCACCGGCGATAGGGGGTGCCGGTGCCGGGCAATGGGTCGTATTCGGCGAAGGTT
This genomic interval carries:
- a CDS encoding DUF732 domain-containing protein; this encodes MRKLAHLFALLPISAALVVGGAHTADAAPFDSGSASGSAGSGSAGPQRSAADRQFLRESYYDERSYDVQDAAIGLAHSQCGYLDTYGNSARNRIYLAESSRDAVEYPYIFLHAAIDAYCPWNRS
- a CDS encoding DUF3644 domain-containing protein: MARPPAWRHTLDEGRRQALVAIDFYNRPGDRRSMADFIVHIHLAWQNLLHADRMRKKAEIFYRELGKQRKFKRNPDGSKKTWDLTQCLKHEFQENDPIRANIEFFIGLRNHIEHRFQDSILTVTAAEAHACIINFESEVIRRFGESETLGNELKFPVFIQSLSPSHYDEQRILRRQLPSSVSTFITEYERSLAEAIRSDERYAYRLLLLPMKGPKTDADMALNFVRQDDLSREDLQALVGREGSVIIAEKYRNAASGDEMLPGAAAAAVESRIPYKFGLNEFTTVRKEWQIGPVKFGSKEQLPKSDGYCLYSPTFNRFTYLPKLVERMVSELDTAEKYKKLVGKLPKPK
- the brxD gene encoding BREX system ATP-binding protein BrxD, with the protein product MSSQPTQVSAARRRTVIDALRRGAVPESGLDLLATGLDRFEAALDDELDLVESGGSVFKAVRGEYGSGKTFFARWLGERAKRRNFAVSEVQISETETPLHKLETVYRRLTERLTTSSFPPSALRSVVDAWFYALEEDALATGADDDSLIEAVDHLMAARLIEVSRHAPSFATALRGYRSAMVDGDEATAAAILAWLGGQPNVAASARRAAGVRGELDHFGAFGFLQGLLTALRDSGHRGLLLVLDEVETLQRVRSDARDKALNALRQLIDEVYSGRFPGLYLLITGTPAFYDGQQGVQRLAPLAQRVATDFTTDPRFDNPRAVQLRLPGFTMDSLVALGITIRDLYADGSEHPARIRDIADDAYIADLAAAVCGTLGGKVGVAPRLFLKKLVADVLDRVDQFPDFDPRQHYRLTVKSAELTNAERNLVRADDIDLDP
- a CDS encoding DUF4352 domain-containing protein; this encodes MTYPSGPQPYPQPFQPPQPPKRKMPVWPWILIGAVILLCGGCFGIVGVAANNSSDSDTTFTSAANPEPGKPGELGKPADKDSDTAPAGASVRDGKFEFTVTAVDPPVSTIGDNPYMQKTAQGEYILVHVTVTNIGDRPQTYFSSNQKLFDDQGRRHENDTMAELNVNDHLSTPINPGNSVDVTIVFDVPVGTAPASLELHDSMFSGGAKVALR
- a CDS encoding exonuclease domain-containing protein, whose amino-acid sequence is MTRNLSFAAFDVETANPKYGSICSIGVAIVRNGERVSTRQWLCRPPDAVSTFAPRNVGIHKITPSMVADQPSFGQRWQEIRSVIGDLPVVAHNAQFDMGAVHQACGHSRIPVPTWVYGCTKVWAKRQLLLEKYQLKTVAHALDVRLDDHHDAGADATAAADIAIRLAQLAGADDLASLARATRTQLGHLSPAGKRDCR
- a CDS encoding DEAD/DEAH box helicase, yielding MTENPWDRLDPVVVHHIVNTLGWPGLRPLQQAAITPLIDGEDAVLLAPTAGGKTEAACFPLLSAMAQNQWTGTSILYLCPLKALLNNLVTRIDAYAQWLGRSAALWHGDISNSKRDRIRREHPDILLTTPESLEAMLIGTKTDHNAFLSSIRAVVVDEVHAFAGDDRGWHLLAVLERLQRISGRPIQRVGLSATVGNPDHLLTWLQGSGAGIRPGRVVAPDVQLPTTVKTSTPPPGEVELDYVGSLDNAAKVIAALHRGEKRLVFCDSRRQVEHLGAALRERDVTVFLSHSSLSVDERTRAEQAFAEARDCVIVSTSTLELGIDVGDLDRVIQIDAPTTVASFLQRIGRTGRRAGSVRNCLFLATTNDALVQAAGLLLLWGRGWVEPITAPPEPRHLVAQQLMALTLQHHHIGDRLWPQEWNGIAPFDASAAPILQHLLAEGYLDDDGGLLHMGPVAEKRFGRRHFLDLTAAFTAPPQFTVLAGRDEIGRTDPSVLTDDRPGPRLLLLGGRSWKVTYIDWGRRRAFVEPAEGGGVAKWSNLGLRGLSFELTRAMREIYLGADPPVELTRRAKTQLSDIRATEGTGHAHPTATVIHRDGEHVHWWTWAGFRANATLVASLSGIVDPTQRPNDFSIRLRPDLSVDMWRNAILDRITRLPALELPQVDERACRGLKFSEVLPDHAARATIAARLADPESARRVLGEDTVFYTV